The following proteins come from a genomic window of Galactobacillus timonensis:
- a CDS encoding MetQ/NlpA family ABC transporter substrate-binding protein — protein sequence MNIKKISSVVTSGILALSLAACGSSSSAAATAAASTEAAAAAEPQTLSVIATANPHEVILNAAAPILLEKYNIKLDIIETEDYYTPNRAVNDGDADANFFQHVPFFDNEVAENGYDLVNVCGVEIEPFGFYSKKYKSLDELPDGAHIVTSNSVADHGRILSILAKAGLITLKDGVDELTATKEDIVDNPHNYDFSIEVNPEQLTNTLDDDQADLVAINGNYAIAAGLKPSTDALLLEQADSTNPYVNILVTRSDLKDDPRIQALAEVLKSDEIKNFITSTWSDGSVIPAE from the coding sequence ATGAACATCAAGAAAATATCAAGTGTAGTAACATCCGGTATTCTGGCACTGTCTCTCGCCGCATGCGGCAGCTCTTCGTCCGCAGCCGCAACGGCAGCTGCCAGCACAGAAGCAGCGGCAGCCGCAGAGCCGCAGACACTGTCCGTCATTGCGACAGCCAATCCACATGAAGTCATTCTGAATGCGGCGGCACCGATTCTGCTTGAGAAGTACAACATTAAGCTCGACATCATTGAGACGGAAGATTATTACACACCGAACCGCGCCGTCAATGATGGTGATGCGGATGCCAACTTCTTCCAGCATGTTCCGTTCTTTGACAATGAAGTTGCGGAAAACGGCTACGATCTGGTCAATGTCTGCGGCGTAGAAATTGAGCCGTTTGGATTCTATTCCAAGAAGTACAAGTCCCTCGATGAGCTGCCGGATGGTGCGCATATCGTTACGTCCAACTCGGTTGCGGACCATGGCCGTATCCTTTCGATCCTTGCCAAGGCCGGTCTGATCACGCTGAAAGACGGCGTTGATGAACTGACCGCTACGAAGGAAGACATCGTTGACAATCCTCATAACTATGATTTCTCGATCGAAGTCAACCCGGAACAGCTGACCAACACGCTCGATGACGATCAGGCGGACCTCGTTGCGATCAACGGAAACTATGCAATCGCTGCCGGACTCAAGCCTTCCACCGATGCGCTGCTTCTGGAGCAGGCTGATTCCACGAACCCGTATGTCAACATTCTCGTTACCCGTTCGGATCTCAAGGATGATCCCCGCATCCAGGCTCTGGCAGAAGTGCTGAAGTCCGATGAAATCAAGAACTTCATTACCTCCACATGGTCTGATGGTTCCGTTATCCCGGCAGAATAA
- a CDS encoding transposase — translation MKNADLVFEGPDQRTYYNAVQLALPLNLFIKVPQDDTLYSFLGAVKGVNFSRYVKPIRSNNSRSHDRGMLVKVILFAYMNRIYSLEDIVQHCRTDIRFIYLSNQEMPSKMAFSRVMNQLTESIDSLMKDLNLDIINETGIDPNTQFVDGTKIEANAYKNSFVYKKRILNARADLFRDITKAVTSLNLAYGYYYETKVRYSALEIWFIVQYLMDVMVHENIQIQYGKGKRKSDIQKRYDLLLGYAIRLSGYETWLSIIGDRNSCSKTDHDATFMATKWDYYNRSGVTRPCYNCQIAVSEGFIVNSDIYQTPGDTVTWEPFMERFHSLYGYYPRDPTADAGYGGYDNYLYNIRHGINLVQKFPMYGKEHDRMFRKNHPFNTFNWGVDKDGYRICPNGRKFAHYAGDSSSISRAGHLTIPQHYSEPKHCEGCPLRDKCIPKYNKRGYRQNSVNVVGEELKAEARKQLDSEKGIELKTKRSEQAEGAFGVIKEDMRFTRFHRRGMKNVKMEFLLVIMGYNLRKYHHWRLTVKKPEQNSLMN, via the coding sequence ATGAAAAATGCTGATCTTGTTTTCGAAGGACCCGATCAGCGCACTTATTATAACGCTGTTCAGCTGGCCCTGCCTCTTAATCTCTTTATCAAAGTGCCTCAGGATGACACCCTTTATTCGTTTCTCGGTGCGGTGAAAGGAGTGAACTTCAGCCGTTATGTGAAACCAATCCGTTCGAATAACTCCCGCAGTCATGACAGAGGTATGCTCGTTAAAGTCATTCTCTTTGCCTACATGAATCGCATTTATTCCCTGGAAGATATCGTCCAGCACTGTCGGACCGATATCCGGTTCATCTATCTCTCTAATCAGGAAATGCCCAGTAAAATGGCCTTTTCGCGTGTGATGAATCAGCTCACTGAATCCATTGACAGCCTCATGAAGGATCTCAACCTGGATATTATCAACGAGACTGGAATTGATCCGAACACTCAGTTCGTAGATGGCACGAAGATCGAGGCGAATGCGTACAAGAATTCCTTTGTTTATAAGAAACGAATTCTGAATGCACGTGCAGATCTCTTCCGCGATATTACCAAAGCGGTCACCTCACTGAATCTCGCTTATGGGTACTATTACGAAACCAAAGTGAGATACTCTGCTTTGGAAATATGGTTCATCGTTCAGTATCTGATGGATGTCATGGTTCATGAAAACATTCAAATTCAGTACGGAAAAGGAAAGCGCAAGTCAGACATTCAGAAGCGGTATGATCTTCTGCTTGGCTACGCAATACGGCTCAGCGGCTATGAGACCTGGCTTTCTATCATTGGTGACAGGAACAGCTGCTCAAAGACGGATCATGATGCGACCTTCATGGCTACCAAATGGGATTATTACAACCGTTCCGGTGTAACACGCCCCTGCTATAACTGCCAGATCGCCGTTTCAGAGGGATTCATTGTAAACAGCGATATCTATCAGACGCCTGGAGATACGGTCACCTGGGAACCATTTATGGAGCGATTCCACAGCTTATACGGTTATTATCCCAGGGATCCGACGGCTGATGCCGGATATGGAGGTTATGACAATTATCTGTATAACATCCGGCATGGAATAAATCTGGTTCAGAAGTTCCCGATGTACGGCAAGGAACACGACAGAATGTTCAGGAAGAATCACCCATTTAATACATTCAACTGGGGTGTTGATAAAGATGGCTATCGGATCTGTCCGAATGGAAGAAAGTTCGCTCATTATGCCGGAGACAGCAGTTCAATTTCACGGGCAGGACATCTGACCATTCCGCAGCATTATTCAGAGCCAAAACATTGCGAAGGCTGTCCACTGAGAGACAAATGTATACCGAAGTACAACAAGCGTGGATATCGTCAGAACAGCGTGAATGTTGTGGGTGAAGAGCTGAAAGCGGAAGCCAGAAAACAGCTGGATTCAGAGAAAGGAATCGAACTGAAAACCAAGCGCAGCGAGCAGGCGGAAGGTGCCTTCGGAGTGATTAAGGAAGACATGAGATTTACCCGATTCCATAGAAGAGGAATGAAAAACGTAAAAATGGAATTTCTTCTGGTAATCATGGGATACAATCTCCGCAAATATCACCACTGGCGTCTGACTGTGAAGAAGCCAGAGCAGAATTCACTGATGAACTAA
- a CDS encoding threonine aldolase family protein: MKELLNFASDYMDTCRPEILTALASTQGKEYTGYGSDEISESAKEKIRRLCNAPEADICFLAGGTQANAFVIDTLLESFEGVICASTGHVNVHEAGAIEFTGHKVMPLPMNNGKITAGQIDGFMQMFESDENNTHMVRPGMVYISQPTEYGTLYSRAELEAIHSTCRSHHIYLYVDGARLAYALAAKPNDVTLADLARLSDVFYIGGTKCGAMIGEAVVIPRHDTITHLVTHIKQHGALLAKGWIAAIQFDTLFNTDENGELLYLSCGRAGVRAADAIRKELQDDGYTLYLPNPTNQVFFTIPDDMYHRLCEHARLGFMEKPDADHTIVRICTSWATTDEQIEGMKQLLRDEKNR, translated from the coding sequence ATGAAGGAATTACTCAATTTCGCATCAGACTATATGGATACCTGCCGCCCCGAAATTCTAACCGCCCTTGCCAGCACCCAGGGCAAAGAATATACAGGCTATGGCAGCGATGAAATCAGTGAGAGCGCCAAGGAAAAGATCCGCCGCCTCTGCAATGCACCGGAAGCCGACATCTGCTTTCTTGCCGGCGGTACACAGGCAAATGCCTTTGTGATCGATACCCTGCTTGAAAGCTTTGAAGGCGTCATCTGTGCCTCCACCGGTCACGTCAATGTACATGAGGCCGGCGCCATCGAATTCACCGGCCATAAGGTCATGCCCCTGCCCATGAACAACGGCAAGATTACCGCCGGACAGATTGACGGCTTCATGCAGATGTTTGAGAGTGACGAAAACAATACCCACATGGTCCGTCCCGGCATGGTCTATATCTCGCAGCCGACGGAGTACGGCACCCTCTATTCCAGAGCCGAGCTCGAAGCGATCCACAGCACATGCAGATCGCATCACATCTATCTCTACGTAGACGGTGCCCGTCTTGCGTATGCCCTTGCCGCAAAGCCGAATGACGTTACTCTGGCCGACCTTGCCCGCCTAAGCGATGTCTTCTACATCGGCGGAACGAAATGCGGCGCCATGATCGGCGAAGCAGTAGTCATCCCGAGACACGATACGATCACGCATCTTGTGACACACATCAAGCAGCACGGTGCTCTGCTTGCCAAGGGATGGATCGCCGCCATTCAGTTCGATACACTCTTTAATACAGACGAAAACGGAGAACTGCTGTATCTCAGCTGCGGCAGGGCAGGCGTCAGAGCGGCTGACGCAATCCGCAAGGAACTGCAGGACGACGGCTATACGCTTTATCTTCCCAATCCTACTAACCAGGTATTCTTCACCATCCCTGATGACATGTATCACCGTCTTTGCGAACATGCCCGCCTCGGCTTCATGGAAAAGCCCGATGCCGACCACACTATCGTCCGCATCTGCACCAGCTGGGCAACAACGGATGAACAGATTGAGGGCATGAAGCAGCTGCTCAGGGACGAAAAGAACCGGTAA
- a CDS encoding L-threonylcarbamoyladenylate synthase has product MKRYRETETAELAEILKKDGVIAVPTDTVYGVCARMSTREAQEHLRDVKHRPLTKAFPVMCSDEDQIRTIAVVDERAEKLIRAFMPGPVTLILEKKADVPEYVNGGMATLAIRMATSAALKKLIEETGCPVFMTSANQSGQPTCRTLDEIEAACPTLDGMMEGNVTFGEASTIIDCTKDEVAILRQGPVTMDQIQKALA; this is encoded by the coding sequence ATGAAACGTTACAGGGAAACAGAAACCGCTGAACTGGCGGAGATATTGAAAAAGGATGGCGTCATTGCGGTACCGACGGATACGGTGTACGGCGTGTGTGCACGCATGTCAACGAGGGAGGCGCAGGAACATCTCAGAGATGTGAAGCACCGTCCGCTTACAAAGGCGTTTCCAGTCATGTGCAGCGACGAGGATCAGATCCGTACGATCGCTGTTGTGGATGAGAGGGCAGAGAAGCTGATCCGTGCCTTCATGCCGGGACCCGTAACCCTGATTCTGGAGAAGAAGGCTGATGTTCCGGAGTATGTCAATGGCGGAATGGCTACGCTTGCCATCCGGATGGCTACCAGCGCTGCGCTGAAGAAGCTGATTGAAGAGACGGGCTGCCCTGTCTTCATGACGAGTGCCAACCAGTCGGGTCAGCCGACCTGCAGGACGCTTGATGAGATCGAAGCCGCGTGCCCGACACTCGATGGAATGATGGAAGGCAATGTGACATTCGGCGAAGCTTCGACGATCATTGACTGTACGAAGGATGAAGTGGCGATTCTTCGTCAGGGTCCGGTGACGATGGATCAGATTCAGAAAGCACTTGCCTGA
- a CDS encoding ATP-binding cassette domain-containing protein — protein sequence MLQIDHLTMRAIGSGRVFLDDFSYTVRGNERTVIIGEEGNGKSSLLKYMYDPSLVEGFMDCEGRRTVSREILGYLPQSINEEDKDIPVYAWFGAQDGFYDMDASSLGSLAAEMGLSADFWYQDRAFGTLSGGEQIKAELAALKMKKPTVYLLDEPSNNLDLDILAWLEKEIVRLPGAVLFVSHDVHLIDACATGVIHMEQLHRKNKPRITVADVDYETYRQQRYAAMENQREKAVSDQKKEKLRQQKLQRQYSAVDYALNHISRQDPHGAKLLKKKMKSVKSAEKRYAREKEDMATLPEEEESIAIELSGTVIAPGRRVLELKDYCLETADGRVLCAALNFSVYGPKKVAIIGSNGAGKSTLLRQLLVLLRQAGFRVGYMPQNYAEVLKPDMTPIDFLAPHGDRESVTVARSWLGSLRYTSEEMTHTVKELSGGQQGKLLFLKMALENEEVLVLDEPTRNFSPLSQPVIDAAIRNFPGVVISVSHDREYLSIVPDVIYQLDETGLVEYSGFIEEER from the coding sequence ATGTTACAGATTGATCATTTGACGATGAGGGCGATTGGCAGCGGCCGCGTCTTTCTCGATGATTTCAGCTATACCGTACGCGGCAATGAGCGTACCGTCATCATTGGCGAAGAGGGCAACGGCAAATCGTCGCTGCTCAAATACATGTATGACCCTTCCCTGGTGGAAGGCTTCATGGATTGTGAAGGGAGACGTACCGTTTCGCGCGAGATTCTGGGCTACCTTCCCCAGAGCATCAATGAGGAGGACAAGGATATTCCTGTCTATGCATGGTTCGGGGCACAGGATGGTTTCTATGATATGGACGCTTCGTCACTCGGCTCCTTGGCGGCAGAGATGGGACTTTCCGCAGACTTCTGGTATCAGGACCGTGCCTTTGGAACACTGTCCGGCGGCGAGCAGATCAAGGCGGAGCTGGCGGCGCTAAAAATGAAGAAGCCGACGGTTTATCTTCTGGATGAGCCGTCGAACAACCTCGATCTTGATATTCTTGCATGGCTTGAAAAGGAGATTGTACGTCTTCCGGGTGCGGTGCTGTTTGTGTCGCATGATGTGCATCTGATCGATGCCTGTGCGACGGGCGTCATTCATATGGAACAACTTCACCGTAAAAACAAGCCGCGGATCACGGTGGCGGATGTGGATTATGAAACCTATCGACAGCAGCGTTATGCGGCGATGGAAAATCAGCGGGAAAAGGCGGTCAGCGACCAGAAGAAGGAGAAGCTGCGTCAGCAGAAGCTGCAGCGGCAGTATTCTGCCGTTGACTATGCGCTGAATCATATTTCGCGCCAGGATCCGCACGGAGCCAAGCTGCTGAAAAAGAAGATGAAGTCAGTGAAATCGGCGGAAAAACGCTATGCGCGCGAAAAGGAAGATATGGCGACGCTGCCGGAAGAGGAGGAGTCGATTGCCATCGAATTATCGGGAACCGTCATTGCGCCAGGTCGCAGGGTGCTGGAGCTGAAGGACTACTGCCTGGAGACGGCGGACGGCAGGGTACTCTGTGCGGCTTTGAACTTCTCTGTATACGGGCCAAAGAAGGTCGCCATCATCGGCTCCAACGGTGCGGGAAAGTCGACACTGCTGCGGCAGCTGCTTGTATTGCTGCGTCAGGCAGGCTTCCGGGTTGGCTATATGCCGCAGAACTATGCAGAGGTGCTGAAGCCGGATATGACGCCGATTGACTTTCTGGCGCCGCACGGGGATCGTGAGAGTGTGACCGTGGCACGCAGCTGGCTTGGGTCTCTTCGTTATACGAGCGAAGAGATGACGCATACGGTAAAGGAACTGTCCGGCGGTCAGCAGGGGAAGCTGCTGTTTCTGAAGATGGCACTCGAGAATGAGGAAGTGCTGGTGCTGGATGAGCCGACGCGCAACTTTTCGCCGCTGTCGCAGCCGGTGATCGATGCGGCAATCAGGAACTTTCCAGGTGTTGTGATCAGTGTTTCACATGACCGGGAATATTTGAGCATTGTTCCGGATGTGATTTATCAGCTGGATGAAACGGGACTGGTGGAGTACAGTGGTTTCATTGAAGAAGAGAGATAA
- a CDS encoding VanZ family protein, which produces MTLRTDKQPKKKRRYWIWILVGAYIVFIFHNSAMIATASSALSYKVALFIARHLEHFGIGATSFPLFHHYIRKLAHFSEFAGLGILVAIACHMAPLLRNKTITFLLFLFAVPFADETIQRFYAGRSSQFSDMVIDASGFLAGGIFAFLCILIYYGARNPDHHF; this is translated from the coding sequence ATGACCCTTAGAACTGACAAACAGCCAAAGAAAAAGCGCCGCTACTGGATCTGGATCCTCGTCGGCGCCTATATCGTATTCATTTTCCATAACTCGGCGATGATCGCCACCGCTTCCAGCGCCCTCAGCTACAAGGTCGCCCTCTTTATTGCCCGCCACCTGGAACATTTCGGCATCGGAGCCACCAGCTTTCCTCTGTTTCATCACTACATCCGCAAGCTCGCCCACTTCAGTGAGTTTGCCGGCCTCGGCATCCTGGTTGCCATCGCCTGTCACATGGCTCCGCTGCTTCGAAATAAGACGATTACATTCCTGCTCTTTCTGTTTGCGGTGCCGTTCGCAGATGAAACGATCCAGCGCTTCTATGCCGGCCGCTCCAGCCAGTTCAGCGACATGGTCATTGACGCCAGCGGCTTCCTTGCCGGAGGCATCTTTGCCTTCCTGTGCATACTGATCTATTACGGCGCCAGAAATCCGGACCATCACTTCTGA
- a CDS encoding HAD family hydrolase produces the protein MIGKIKLIAMDLDGTTLQKDHESFSPRLLHVLDEAEREGIHILPVTGRPWEMRPKVLQNRYPWSERIVCANGAEERDLRDGTVLRQYAIDAATVERLIQSARDIGALEIHQNGHQYISAGDYQKEAAAHPGPWYHGDRVLKDFGIIVQDLEEQIRKDPAGIVKASWFCFDDNSCRRAREILAPLPVSAAETAPGGFEIGCPEANKYLGIQRVCRELGLDPAEAAYLGDSENDRSVFGRVGISVAMGNAPQGLKKIADLVADNYDDDGAAKAIEQLMKQ, from the coding sequence ATGATTGGAAAAATAAAGCTGATCGCAATGGATCTTGATGGTACCACTCTGCAGAAGGATCATGAATCTTTTTCTCCTCGTCTTCTGCATGTTCTGGATGAAGCTGAGAGGGAAGGCATTCATATTCTTCCTGTCACGGGCAGACCCTGGGAAATGAGGCCGAAGGTTCTGCAAAACAGATATCCATGGAGTGAGCGGATCGTATGTGCCAATGGCGCAGAGGAAAGAGATCTTCGTGACGGGACCGTGCTGCGGCAGTATGCAATCGATGCGGCAACGGTAGAAAGATTGATTCAGTCTGCCAGAGACATTGGTGCCCTTGAGATTCATCAGAACGGGCATCAATATATCTCTGCCGGTGATTATCAGAAGGAAGCTGCTGCTCATCCAGGGCCCTGGTATCATGGGGACCGGGTTTTGAAGGACTTCGGCATCATTGTTCAGGATCTTGAAGAACAGATTCGGAAAGACCCTGCCGGTATCGTCAAGGCGAGCTGGTTCTGTTTCGATGACAATTCATGCCGGCGGGCGCGAGAGATTCTTGCTCCGCTTCCTGTTTCCGCTGCCGAAACGGCTCCGGGAGGCTTTGAAATCGGATGTCCTGAGGCGAATAAGTATCTTGGCATTCAGCGTGTGTGCAGAGAACTAGGCCTGGATCCGGCAGAGGCCGCATATCTAGGCGACAGTGAAAACGATCGCTCCGTATTCGGCCGCGTGGGAATCAGCGTCGCTATGGGCAATGCGCCTCAAGGGCTGAAGAAGATTGCGGATCTCGTGGCTGATAACTATGACGATGACGGGGCTGCAAAGGCCATCGAACAGCTGATGAAGCAGTAA
- a CDS encoding HAD family hydrolase, whose product MKNKQIRLFVTDVDNTLRGIHEEFFVKGQNSMTIAPALTKTFIELHNHGILLAIASGRPLWQELSHHHIDWNLPFQFDAIIGLNGGEMYDNADGTTKHFHQLTTDQIKRIITGMEPLSDAPMIYCSGYELAYKPDEVMISRAAKHHTKLVEAKELSDLWQNPTAKVLYRQADPARMKEMETYARAHINDETISSFMTTPENLEFQSPLVNKGTGLKAYCDAHSIPLDQVIAFGDSENDMPMLREAGWSVAMANAMDAVKQATDDVTRLDVYHNGVGDYLDTHLIPLHEQNH is encoded by the coding sequence ATGAAGAATAAACAGATCCGTCTCTTCGTCACGGACGTGGACAATACACTGCGGGGAATCCATGAAGAATTCTTCGTCAAAGGACAGAATTCAATGACCATTGCCCCCGCACTGACAAAAACATTCATCGAGCTCCATAATCACGGCATTCTGCTCGCTATTGCTAGCGGACGCCCGCTGTGGCAGGAGCTGAGCCATCACCATATTGACTGGAATCTTCCCTTCCAGTTCGATGCCATCATCGGCCTCAACGGCGGCGAAATGTATGACAATGCCGACGGCACAACGAAGCACTTCCACCAGCTGACAACGGACCAGATCAAAAGGATCATCACCGGCATGGAGCCGCTGTCCGATGCACCGATGATCTACTGCAGCGGGTACGAACTGGCATATAAACCGGATGAGGTCATGATCAGCCGCGCCGCTAAGCACCATACGAAACTCGTTGAGGCGAAAGAACTCTCTGACCTATGGCAGAATCCCACGGCAAAAGTTCTCTACCGCCAGGCTGATCCTGCACGCATGAAAGAAATGGAAACATACGCCAGGGCACACATCAATGATGAAACCATTTCCAGCTTCATGACGACGCCTGAAAATCTTGAGTTCCAGTCTCCGCTGGTAAACAAGGGCACCGGTCTCAAGGCATATTGCGACGCCCACAGCATCCCGCTTGATCAGGTCATCGCCTTCGGTGACTCCGAAAACGACATGCCCATGTTACGGGAGGCAGGTTGGTCCGTCGCCATGGCCAATGCCATGGACGCCGTCAAGCAGGCGACCGACGATGTCACACGCCTCGACGTCTATCACAACGGTGTCGGCGACTATCTGGATACACACCTGATTCCGCTGCATGAACAAAATCACTGA
- a CDS encoding histidine phosphatase family protein has protein sequence MKITFHYVRHGETLFNVLGRMQGWCDSPLTERGIRQAEMAHDSLLSVPLNRAFSSTSERCVDTANIILKDRNVPLTTAKSLKETFFGDWEGEKECLILDSLKIHRQTGDFSDVHGESRAQVRERILTTFDQILSTCKDGDSILIVSHGTFFLQMSVDLFHIPKEKLLSRITVPSGYKGNPIANGYAADFIYDDGSYRFTWIKGIENINSLYK, from the coding sequence ATGAAAATCACATTCCACTACGTCCGCCACGGCGAAACGCTGTTCAATGTCCTTGGACGCATGCAGGGCTGGTGCGACAGTCCCCTGACAGAACGCGGCATCCGCCAGGCTGAAATGGCACATGACAGCCTGCTGTCAGTTCCGCTGAACCGTGCCTTCAGCTCCACTAGCGAGCGCTGCGTCGATACGGCAAACATCATCCTGAAGGATCGCAATGTTCCCCTGACAACCGCTAAAAGTCTCAAGGAAACTTTCTTCGGCGACTGGGAAGGCGAGAAGGAATGCCTCATCCTCGACAGTCTGAAAATTCATCGCCAGACTGGTGATTTCTCGGATGTCCATGGCGAAAGCCGGGCACAGGTACGTGAACGTATCCTCACCACCTTCGATCAGATTCTCAGCACATGCAAGGATGGTGACAGTATTCTGATTGTTTCGCACGGTACCTTCTTTCTGCAGATGAGTGTGGACCTATTCCATATACCAAAAGAGAAACTGCTCAGCCGTATCACTGTCCCCTCCGGTTATAAAGGCAATCCGATCGCCAACGGCTACGCTGCCGACTTCATATACGACGATGGAAGCTACCGCTTCACATGGATCAAGGGAATTGAAAATATCAACAGTCTCTACAAGTAA
- a CDS encoding glycoside hydrolase family 1 protein — protein sequence MFPKGFLWGASTSAYQVEGAAFEDGKKASQQDIINQDSYRKFGFATAEIASDEYHHYKEDVALMKEMGFSSYRFSIAWSRIFPDGNGEPNPKGVQYYHNLIHALKQAGIEPIVTMYHYDCPWALVEKYGGWLSRQIIDDFTHYAEFIVREYGSEVRIWTTINEQSIIVQYWTQKCYIPEELLDGKHNQLRYQINHYMNICHAIACNLVHKLVPNGIVGSALGYSCIYPLTGKPEDCMAMQNAQALRNDYYTDIYFKGIYNKAAKTYLEQHGLAPVIEDGDMDLIASGKSDFLALNYYASECAKACPDDGKTVIQWSGVNRSGKKGDISGFETHPGFYQMCRNPNLDTTDWDWAIDPIGMEYMLRDLYNRYNKPLMITENGLGAYDTLNDDGRVHDSYRIDYLRSHIAAVGRAIDQGVKVISYNPWSAVDLLSTSNGVKKRYGLIYVDRTDNDPKNCAHIRKDSFYWYKKVIASNGGDLD from the coding sequence ATGTTTCCAAAAGGATTTCTCTGGGGCGCATCCACTTCCGCCTACCAGGTAGAGGGAGCCGCATTTGAAGACGGCAAGAAAGCCTCGCAGCAGGACATCATCAACCAGGACAGCTATAGGAAATTCGGCTTCGCCACTGCCGAAATTGCCAGCGACGAATACCATCACTACAAGGAAGATGTCGCCCTCATGAAGGAGATGGGCTTCTCCTCCTATCGCTTCTCCATTGCATGGTCCCGCATATTCCCGGATGGTAACGGAGAGCCCAACCCGAAAGGTGTCCAGTACTATCACAACCTGATCCACGCCCTGAAACAGGCAGGTATCGAACCGATTGTGACCATGTATCACTACGACTGCCCCTGGGCACTGGTCGAAAAGTACGGCGGATGGCTGAGCCGGCAGATCATTGATGACTTCACCCATTATGCTGAGTTCATTGTCCGCGAATATGGCAGCGAAGTGCGGATCTGGACGACGATCAATGAACAGTCCATCATCGTTCAGTACTGGACACAGAAATGCTACATTCCAGAAGAACTGCTTGACGGAAAGCACAACCAGCTGCGCTACCAGATCAATCACTATATGAACATCTGCCATGCCATTGCCTGCAATCTGGTGCATAAACTGGTACCCAACGGAATCGTCGGTTCCGCCCTTGGATATTCATGTATCTATCCCCTGACCGGCAAGCCTGAAGACTGTATGGCAATGCAGAATGCACAGGCCCTGCGCAACGACTATTACACCGATATCTACTTCAAGGGCATCTACAACAAGGCTGCCAAAACGTATCTTGAACAGCACGGTCTCGCCCCGGTTATTGAAGACGGTGACATGGATCTGATCGCCTCAGGGAAATCCGATTTCCTTGCCCTCAACTACTATGCAAGCGAATGTGCAAAAGCCTGTCCCGATGATGGCAAAACCGTGATCCAGTGGTCCGGCGTCAACCGGTCCGGAAAGAAAGGCGACATTTCCGGCTTCGAGACGCATCCCGGCTTCTATCAGATGTGCAGAAACCCGAATCTTGATACAACGGACTGGGACTGGGCAATCGACCCCATAGGCATGGAATACATGCTGCGGGATCTGTACAACCGCTATAACAAGCCTCTGATGATCACGGAAAACGGCTTAGGTGCTTACGACACATTAAACGATGACGGCAGGGTTCATGATTCTTACCGCATTGACTATCTACGCAGTCACATCGCAGCGGTGGGACGAGCGATTGACCAGGGTGTCAAAGTCATTTCCTACAATCCCTGGTCTGCCGTCGATCTTCTTTCCACTTCCAACGGCGTTAAGAAGCGGTATGGCCTTATCTATGTTGATCGGACCGACAATGATCCGAAGAACTGTGCCCACATCCGCAAGGACAGTTTCTACTGGTACAAGAAGGTCATCGCCAGCAACGGCGGAGACCTGGATTGA